A region of the Candidatus Zixiibacteriota bacterium genome:
CGACATGGCAATGATATTGAGCCCGGCATTGCTTCCAGGTTGCCAGGCACGAACACCATTGGAGTTAAGCACGGCGATTTCCGCCTCACCGGTCGAGAATGAACCGGCTACGGTAAATTTCTTCCGTTTAGCTTCAGCGATAATACGCCGTACCCCCCTGGCCCGAGCCGCCGGGGTATAACCGGCGGTGGTATCATCGAAGGTGTTCATTTCAACATACCCGGCCGGTTTCGGAAGTCCCGGGAAAGCCGGATTTTCAGGCTGATTGCGGGCTATCTCAATCGAATCATCGAGCGCCTTCTTCAGATCGGCCGCAACCAGCGAATTGGTCGAAGCCACTCCGACTTTTTTGCCAAAAACGGTCCTGAAAAATATCTTACAGTCTTTTTCGGACACGTTCTGATGAATATACGAATTGGCATAGCGTGTCAGACCATACTCGTTGCCGATATAGACGATTTCGGTCTGATCGGCGGCGGAGGCGGCCAGAAATTTCTCCAGCCGGGCAAACAGTTTCTCACGTCCTATCATTTGCTCACCCCCACTCTAACCTTGCGGAAACGGGCGGGCGAAGCACCGTGTGCGACGTGGGCGGTCTGCATCGGTTCCCCCTTTCCACAGTTGGGCACACCCCAGATGTGCCAGTATTTCTTGTTACAGACAGCATCACAGGAGTTCCAGAACTCCGGCGTAATACCGGTATAAGTCGGGTTCTTGAACATACGGCCGAGCTTGCCGTCCTTAATTTCCCAGGCGCATTCACTGCCGAACTGGAAGTTCAGGCGCTTGTCGTCAATCGACCAGCTCTTATTGAGGTCGAAAAATATCCCGTCTTTCGTGTCGGCGATAAGATCGGCCAGTTCCCATTTCCCGGGTTCCAGGTTGATGTTGGTCATACGGATAATGGGTAAGCGGCTGAATCCATCGGCGCGCATGGTGCCGTTAGAGCGCTGACCGACAACCGGCGCAGTTTCCCGGCTGGTCAAATAACCGACAAATTTCCCGCGCTCGATTATCGGCGTACGCTGAGCCTTGACTCCTTCATCGTCGTAACCAAAACTCCCCAGACCGAGCGGGAGGGTAGCGTCGGCGTTGATACTGACGACCTTGGAACCGTACTGCAACTTATTCAGCTTATCGACGGTCATGAACGATCCGCCCGCGAGTGATATCTCGGTTCCGAGAACACGATCCAACTCAGTCGGATGGCCACAGGATTCGTGAACCTGAAGGGCCATCTGCGGGGCGCAAATGACTATGTCTTTCTCCCCACTGGGACACGGAGCGGCCTTGAGCAGAGCAATCGCTTCTTCACGCACCCGTTCGGCATGATCGAGCATGTGCATCGCTTCGAGGAACTCGTACCCGGCCGTCCCAAAATCACCTCCGAATGAATTCGGATAAGAGCGGCGATGAGCTTCCTTGCCGTCGAATGCTACCGCATCGAAACCACCACCTGATTCCAGAAGATCCTGTTCGATCTCGGCCCCTTCGGTCGAAACGAACAACTTGTTGGTCTTCCAGAAATTCATATTGGCTTCGGTGGTTTTGATCTTTTTGGACTTCCCGGCAATCCGGCAGGCCTCGACCAACAATGCGATTTTATCGTCGGTCGATATTGCAAACGGGTCCTTCTTGAATTTAGTGCAATAATGATCAACGAATGCTTCCTGTTCCGCCAGGATCACCTTCTCTTTGACCGTGGTCGCCGAGGCCTTGGCGATCAACAGCGCCTTTTTGGCCGTGCGCTTCAGGTCGGCAGCGCTCAGTGTGTTAGTGGCGGCGAAACCCCAGGCTCCGTTCGCCAGGACACGAATACCGACACCGACATCGAGACTTCGTGAAAGCGAGTCGACATGGGCGTCGGATACGCGCAACGATTCCTTCTCGGTTCGCACGTAACGACAATCCGCATAGTCGACTTTCTGCCCCCGCAGCCAGTCGATGCACTCTTTCAACTTATCCTTCATGTTACCTCCAAACGCGTGCAGGTTTGAAAACGGTCATTCAAATTAGCCAAAACCATTCAGCCGGTCAAGCTCGGCGATTTCGGGATCGAATTAAATGTACCCTCAATATCCTTGTCAGACGTCGCTCGGCCGCTTATCATTCAAAGTCCGGTTAACTTTTTCAGGAGAAAAAGGATATGAGCCCTACAGATTATCGACCCGGCCAGCGTCTCGTGGTTCACACGGAATACCGATCCGAATTCCCCGACCCAATCATAGTAAGTCGCGGTGACCCTCTGCAAATCGGAGATAAAAAAACTCATTACACCGGCTGGCTCTGGGTGAAAGACGCGGACGGCCGCACCGGCTGGCTGCCGGAGGAATTCATATCGCGCTCGGGCGCAACCGGAACCGCCCTGCGTGACTGTGATGCGACGGAACTGGATATCTTCCCCGAAGACCGCTTGATTGTGATCGAGACAATCGGGGGGTGGGTTCGAGTCAGGACTGAAGACGGTCGAATTGGCTGGGTGCCGGAAGAAAACGTCTCCCTCGACGATTGACCTGAACAAAACGGCTCGTGATTTCGTCTGAAGAGTCATGAATTCAACCGATAACCGCCGCTCCCCTACATAAAAAATGAAATGAGCAAATTGAATCGACATAAGAAGGAACAAGCCATGCACCGCCTGAGAGCTTTAGGGCTGTTTGTCATAGCCTTAATCATTGCCGCCGGGTTGACCGGCCATGCCACTGAATTGGCCGACCTGCAACCGAACCAGCAGTTACACGGTTTTACGGTCCTGAACCTATACGACAACGCTGCCGGAGTTCCGATGGGAGGCCGCTTCATCTCCGACCGTTATGGATTCCTGATTGACCTGCTTCAGATCGAGTCGGTCCCGCAGGCGTTCCTGTATATCAAGACGCCGCCGACTTCGAGCATGGGCGAACCGCACGCCTGCGAACATTTATTGCTCGGCAAGGGCAATCGTGGTCGTTATGTCGCGGCGCTCGAGGATATGTCGCTCTCCAACAGTACGGCTTTCACCGGGCAGGTTGAAACCTGTTACCATTTCAACGTCATAGCCGGAATAGAAACCTTTTATGACATCTTCGAAGCCAAGCTGATGGCCTTCCTTCATCCCGATTTTACCGACGAGGAGATCCGCCGCGAAGTTTGCCATATCGGGGTGGTTGAAGATCCTCAAACGGGCAAGCTATCGCTCGATGAAAAAGGAACGGTCTATACCGAAATGGTGTCGTCGTTCGAGCACCCCTGGTACTATTACGGAGCCGAGACGAACCGGCTGGTATACGGTCCGAGCCATCCGCTTTCGTATATCTCGGGCGGTGACCCCGATGAGATGCGGCACATGGTCCCCGAGGACATGTGGAAGTTCATCCACAACACGCATCACCTGTCCAACATGGGCATGATTCTCTCTTTGCCCGCCAATGTGCCGCTCGATCAGGTTCTGACCGAAATGGACGGCATCTTATCACGTTGCCAGAAGGATGAAGATCACACCGACCAGGTTGGGATCGATGCCATCGCATTACCGCCCGCACATCCGGCGCCGATCGGCACCAGAAAGATCGATGAATACCCGACCGACAATCCCGAGGACCCGGGTTACATCAACTATGCCTGGCCGGCCGA
Encoded here:
- a CDS encoding SH3 domain-containing protein; the protein is MSPTDYRPGQRLVVHTEYRSEFPDPIIVSRGDPLQIGDKKTHYTGWLWVKDADGRTGWLPEEFISRSGATGTALRDCDATELDIFPEDRLIVIETIGGWVRVRTEDGRIGWVPEENVSLDD
- a CDS encoding TldD/PmbA family protein gives rise to the protein MKDKLKECIDWLRGQKVDYADCRYVRTEKESLRVSDAHVDSLSRSLDVGVGIRVLANGAWGFAATNTLSAADLKRTAKKALLIAKASATTVKEKVILAEQEAFVDHYCTKFKKDPFAISTDDKIALLVEACRIAGKSKKIKTTEANMNFWKTNKLFVSTEGAEIEQDLLESGGGFDAVAFDGKEAHRRSYPNSFGGDFGTAGYEFLEAMHMLDHAERVREEAIALLKAAPCPSGEKDIVICAPQMALQVHESCGHPTELDRVLGTEISLAGGSFMTVDKLNKLQYGSKVVSINADATLPLGLGSFGYDDEGVKAQRTPIIERGKFVGYLTSRETAPVVGQRSNGTMRADGFSRLPIIRMTNINLEPGKWELADLIADTKDGIFFDLNKSWSIDDKRLNFQFGSECAWEIKDGKLGRMFKNPTYTGITPEFWNSCDAVCNKKYWHIWGVPNCGKGEPMQTAHVAHGASPARFRKVRVGVSK